DNA from Dehalococcoidia bacterium:
CTTCGCCGCGGGCGATCTCGCCCAGGGCGCGGAAGATCGTAAGGCCGGTGACCGAGTCCAGCTCGCCAGTCGGCTCGTCGGCCAGGATCAGCGCCGGGCGGTTGGCGATGGCGCGGGCGATGGCGACGCGCTGCTGCTCGCCGCCGGAAAGCTCATAGGGCCGGTGATGCAGCCGTCGACCAAGCCCCATCATCTCCAGCACTTCATGGGCGCGGCGGCCGCGCTCTCGCCGGCCGGCGCCGGCGATGCGCAGCGCCAGCTCGACGTTCTCCAGTGCGGAGAGCAGGGGCAGCAGGCCGAACGACTGGAAGACGAAGCCGATGCGCTTGCGGCGCAGGGCGGTGAGCCGTTTCTCAGGGAGAGCGCTGATCTCCTCGCCGTCGAGGCGGATGGCGCCGGCGCTGGGCCGCTCCAGCCCTGCGATCAGGTTGAGCAGCGTGGTCTTGCCCGAGCCAGAGCGGCCGATCACGGCGACGAATTCGCCGGGCTCGATCGTGAGCGAGACGTCGTGCACCGCCCAGATATCGACGCCGCCGGTCTGATAGCGCCGGCTGACCGCGTCCAGCTCGACGCGCATGCCGTTCATGCGCGCCGCTC
Protein-coding regions in this window:
- a CDS encoding ABC transporter ATP-binding protein; this encodes MNGMRVELDAVSRRYQTGGVDIWAVHDVSLTIEPGEFVAVIGRSGSGKTTLLNLIAGLERPSAGAIRLDGEEISALPEKRLTALRRKRIGFVFQSFGLLPLLSALENVELALRIAGAGRRERGRRAHEVLEMMGLGRRLHHRPYELSGGEQQRVAIARAIANRPALILADEPTGELDSVTGLTIFRALGEIARGEGITIITSTHDRAVMELAGRVEELADGRLLPHEQRSLLRYATSREGRGPALAGPHPLSSPLGQRNEAADGQEPAIGAVPASSTEDHISAEPLARWAAPARRGVAELEAERPAAEPPALPPGSADEPDAEISRWAPPERRGSA